A window from Salvelinus fontinalis isolate EN_2023a chromosome 8, ASM2944872v1, whole genome shotgun sequence encodes these proteins:
- the sp5l gene encoding sp5 transcription factor-like: MAALTIQRNDNFLHTFLQDRTPSSSPEGAPNALSFLATTCSQAWQVGGTVGSESSQFPYEGAVGVSSASGMFQLWSNEVAVAPSSSLSASSLTAAAHQMTFAVPKVQFPVGPGQSLPSGLGPHPHALYHHHHHHHHHHELPLTPPAEPPSAYSFELSPVKVLSSQSQGPNGPQYYPQHNGVSVGQNFPGFFQNSVSSARHHLSGGQHHVGEEGQQGWWSLPQTTGHGSPTNHHHPFSLGRQLVLGHQPQIAALLQGTSKGLLSSTRRCRRCKCPNCQANGGGLEFGKKRLHICHIPECGKVYKKTSHLKAHLRWHAGERPFICNWLFCGKSFTRSDELQRHLRTHTGEKRFGCQQCGKRFMRSDHLSKHVKTHQSRKSRSGGNTSDSLLANIKRE, encoded by the exons ATGGCTGCGCTGACGATACAACGGAATGACAACTTTCTACACACCTTTTTACAG GACCGGACCCCCAGCTCGTCCCCAGAGGGAGCCCCCAACGCCCTGTCCTTCCTGGCCACCACCTGTAGCCAGGCCTGGCAGGTGGGTGGCACGGTGGGCTCTGAGAGCTCCCAGTTCCCCTATGAGGGGGCGGTAGGGGTGAGCTCAGCCTCCGGGATGTTCCAGCTCTGGAGCAACGAGGTAGCGGTGGCCCCTAGTTCTAGTCTCAGCGCCTCCAGCCTCACTGCAGCCGCACATCAGATGACATTCGCCGTGCCCAAGGTCCAGTTCCCTGTTGGCCCTGGACAGAGTCTGCCTTCTGGTCTGGGTCCTCACCCCCACGCgctctaccatcatcaccaccatcaccaccaccaccacgagcTGCCCCTGACTCCGCCGGCCGAGCCTCCCTCCGCCTACTCTTTCGAACTCTCCCCCGTCAAGGTCCTCTCATCCCAGAGCCAGGGTCCCAATGGGCCGCAGTACTACCCCCAGCATAATGGCGTCTCTGTGGGACAAAACTTTCCCGGCTTCTTTCAGAACTCTGTATCCTCCGCCAGGCACCATCTATCCGGTGGACAACACCATGTAGGGGAGGAGGGCCAGCAGGGCTGGTGGAGCCTCCCCCAGACCACTGGCCACGGAAGccccaccaaccaccaccacccctttTCCCTGGGCCGGCAGCTGGTCCTGGGCCACCAGCCCCAAATCGCAGCCCTCCTACAGGGCACCTCCAAGGGCCTGTTATCCTCCACACGCCGCTGCCGTCGCTGCAAGTGCCCCAACTGCCAGGCCAACGGCGGGGGACTCGAGTTTGGCAAGAAACGACTGCACATCTGTCATATCCCAGAGTGCGGCAAGGTGTACAAGAAGACGTCTCACCTGAAGGCTCACCTGCGCTGGCATGCCGGGGAGAGGCCGTTCATCTGCAACTGGCTGTTCTGCGGGAAGAGCTTCACCCGCTCCGACGAGCTACAGCGCCACCTCAGAACACACACCGGGGAGAAGAGGTTCGGATGCCAGCAGTGTGGGAAGAGGTTCATGAGGAGCGACCACCTCTCCAAACATGTCAAGACTCACCAGAGTAGGAAGAGCCGGTCCGGTGGGAACACGTCGGACTCTCTGTTGGCCAATATCAAGAGAGAGTAG